The Sporosarcina sp. Marseille-Q4943 genome includes the window AATCATCTGTTACGAAAAGAGAATAGAGATTATTATTATCTCGAAATGCGAGAGGATCAATTCAAAATCCTAAAACATATGGCAGGCATCCTAGACATTGTTTCTTCATCAAAGTTAGATGTGAAACAAAAAGGCATGCTTGCTAATATCTTTCTCAATATTAGTCAACATGTTGATTCAGGAGATACAACCGTTGCATTAAAGCTATTAGAGGAATATGAAGAGTCCATACGTGAAACAGAACTACCGAAGACTAGGGAAGAATTTGAAATTAGAGCAAATCTATATTATTTAAACTTCGAAATTAAGAACTACTTAATCATTAAGAAGAACATCGTTAGTAGAAGTAAACTTTAGCTCCAGAGGCTAGTCATTATCTTAACTATGACAACAGGGACAGGTAACTCGACTTAAATAGTCAAGTTACCTGTCCCCGTTCTTACTCCAATTAATTAGATGCAATTTCCTTTAACTTTTCAAAGATCATTTTTAAATCATTCCCATTAGGATAATGTGCGGACTGCTCGAGTATGATAAACTCTTTTCCGGCAGGTGCTTCAATTTTTTCAGTATACTCTTTTGCAAGCTCATAATTTGTTATTTTGTCGTGTACACCTTGAAAAATATAAACAGGCATTTTCAGTTCCTCTACCTCTGAAATAAAATTTATTTCATTCATCTCTGCTTGTAAATCCTTTGCCTCTTTTAGGCTGAAGGTTGCTCCCGACACCAATGCTTTATAAAGGTCCCCTAAAGTGTAATCAGGGGAAACTAGTGATGTTCCTAACCAACCCGCTATATCCGCTTTATGAACCTCATCGTCACCGTAATTTTCTCCTCCATATTCCCCTATATACTTCATTAACCTTTCTTCTGGTTTTCCTATATACAACGGTTCCCCAAAGGATTCCAGATCTTTACGCATTTTTTCGTCACCATTACTGATCGCAATATTCAATAACCAGTCTCTTGCTCGAATTTGGTTTTCCTTAAAATTAACAAACTGTGAAATACCAATATAAGCAGTCACCTTCTCGGGGTGTTGAATACTATATTTTGTTCCTACAATTGTTCCCCAGGAAGTACCTACTACCAAGACTTTTTCGGTATGAAATCGCTCCGTTAAATAATCTACAATTACATTCGTATCTTCAACAAACTGATTAATGTTCATTGTTTCTATGGGAATGTCCTTGCTGTAACTCTTACCAGAACCCCTTTGGTCATAGTAAACTGCAACGAAGTTTTCGGTAAGCTCAGGAAAAGCGGCCCTAGCACTTACACCAAATGGAAAAGGCTGACCAGGACCTCCATGTAAAATTAGTAGCACCGGTTTATTTAAGTCCTTTCCCTCTATTAACAAGAACTGTTTGGTGTCATTGACCTGTAACTCAACAACCTCGCTAATTCCGCCATTCCTTACTAAGTCTTCCCCTTTGTCCTTAACAAACAACTGGTTTACTGACCGAATTGCTAGTAGTAGAACTATTAATACAACAATAGAACCCCCACATACAATCACAAACTTTCTTAACTTCTCCAAAGCCATCCCATACCCCCAACCTTCATTATATTTCAGTATTGGTTGATAGATCTGTTGGCAAAAGTGGTTTCTTCAATAATAAGACACCATAATAAATAAACCAGGCAGGAACAACCACTAATCCACCTAAGCCCATTCCGATCATAACGAGGAATGAAAGTCCTGTTACATTACCTAGTACAGTTACAATAAAACAGCTTCCTCCCAAATACCCTAAATAGGACAATAGCTTTCGATTGTGCAATTTAAGAGAGAAGACACTCACCGTTAAAATCCAAATACCGACAAACCCAAAATCTATCCAGCCTTGTGGACTGAATTCTACTAAACCTACCCACCCAATCACTACTGCATCCAAAACAGCTCCACTTGCGTGTATCGCCTCATGGCTTAGTTCATGATCCAAGCCTGTCTGGCGGAAATTATTAATCGCAAGTAAAGCAAACCCAATAATGGCCATTACTTTGGAATAAGGATACCATTCGCTGCCAGCGGTTTGTTTTTCTAACGTTCTGGAGATTGTCAACACGACCATAATGCCTAAGACTCCTAAAAACCCTAATATATAATGAACCGCCATGAGTTTTTCCATATGGGTGATATGGTCAACGACGGCATTTTCTCCTGGTGGTGCTAGTAATACTAAAATGACGGTGAAAAAATAACATAGACCTACAAGAATAGCAGAAATTGCACCTAATCTTGTTTTTCTCATAGAACCCCCCATTTATTGGTTGAGATGCAAATAAACCATTCTTAAAAAATACGTATAATTACCTCCTCGACTAACGCCGGAATAGTTGATTATATGTTGGATTGTCTTTGCATTAAAACCTCTGTTCATAAAAACTTCTGTAGCTCCCCTACAAAATGACTACAGGAAAAAGTTCAATCATCTGACGGGGTAATTAATATAGCTACCGCTATACCAGGAACTGCACCCTATAAAAAACTTCATACATACGACTTTTAACTATTTAATCTGCATAATGATAATAAAACGGATGGAGTTGATTGATTGGTCAAGTTCAACCCAGAAAAACTATTCGTTCAATATAGGCATGGTATTAATACAATGCAACCTGTCATTCCAAGGCGTTACACACTTACTCACTCAGATGATACGGGAGATCTATTTCTAACGATTGGAAATGAGTTTGCTTGGGATAAAGTTAATACGAAGATGAGAGATGAGGCCTTAGGTGAATGGATGAGTAATGGGGAATGCTTATATTTCTATGTATATTTATACATAGACCAGGGAGAATACAGTCAAAATGCTTCCGCAAAACGCAATGAAGTATTTAGACGTGAGTTACCACTTGCACTAACAGCTATTCGATATGGCGATAAATTACTATTTAATAAATGCCCTAACCTCGATAACGCTACTATCATCGTTAACTTTAAATCCACTTATCCTCAATTTGCTAGGCAAGAGAATTGGGGGACATTCAGTAGTTTTTCTAACATTTAGTATGGTACGGTTCACCGTACTATATCTAAAAATAATCTGGTAAATAACGCCATTTTCTTATATAATTATTATTATTGTTAAGGAGCGGATTCAGATGATGATCGTAACAACTGAAAATATTGCTAATCACCAAATTACAGAAGTGTTAGGTCCCGTATTTGGTTTAACCGTAAGAGCAAGAGGAATTGGTAAAGATATTGCTGCTGCCTTTAAGGGGCTAGTAGGTGGAGAAATAAATCAATATACGGAAATGCTTGAAGATGCCAGAAAACAAGCAATGGATCGTATGGTGAAAAATGCCACTGCAATGGGTGCAAACGCTATTATCATGATGCGTTTTGACTCAGGTGAAATCGGTCAAAATATGAGTGAAATCGTAGCCTATGGAACAGCAGTCATTGTAGAAAAGAGATAACTAATGAAATGGATTATAGGATTTTACAGTATCCAATTCCTTATTTTGATTACTTTGATTATCGGATCATGGTTCATTTGGGATCGCCGTTTCAAAACGAAACACGGCAGGCAAGTACCAAAAGGATTCATACGGACAAATGAGATTTCAATTGATCCAATTACAAACAAAAAATTAGTAGTTTATTTCAACCCGGAATCCGGAGAACGTTTTTATAAAGAGGAAGATAGAAAGAGGGAGTAAATGCCCAGCATTTCTCCCCCCACCACTAGCTACTTATTTTTTTGCGAAAAACTTAACAAGAACCCCGTACGATACTAATGCTGTGATAAAACCACTTATCCAAGAAAGATCAGTAAAAATCGAAAGGGTCGGGATAAGATTACCACTTAGAGATACTAGCACCCCAAGAATGGTTGCGATATATGCATTCTTGTTAATTCCGCGAAATTTATTGATAGTTTTCATATCTTTCATATCATAATATAGCTCGTTAAGATTGATCTCTTGTTTAAAAACAAAGAAATATTGATAAATCATTACACCAGATACAGGACCTAAAATAGCACCTATTCCGTTTAAGAACGTATAAATACTATCTGGATTTTCCATCAACTTCCACGGCATAATCGCGAATCCCAACAAGCAAGCGATTATTACACCTCTTCGATAATTTATCCATTTAGGGAAGAGTGCTGTTAGCTGAAATGCGGCTGGAGTGATGTTAGCCGTAGCATTCGAGTTTACAGTTATCAACAATAAGATTAGCATTGCAAAAAGAATGGCCGGTAAACTATCCCAATGATTAATTACATTTAGCACATCCCATTGTTCCACGCCATAATGAATAGAACTACCAATAAGAATAGACATACTGGTAAAAGCAAAAATAACGTAACCAACAATCAAGCTTAATCCTTGTCCTACCATTTGATCTTTAGTTGAAGTTGCGTTTTGTGTAAAATCAGCAGCGCTAACCCCTGGTGCCGCCCAAAATGCCAACACAGCATTAATGATCATCATGTAAGCAAATAGAGGGCTTATATCTTGGTTTGTTCCTTCAACAGAATAGCTCAAGATATTACCAAAGCCACCACCAACAATGACTCCCCAAATTCCCATGGAGAAGAACAAAACATAAATCAAGACCGTTAACAAAGTATTGAATTTGTTTAGGAAACTGCTTCCACTAATACTTAATGCAAGGTTCGCTGACCAAAAGATGATAAATGATATTAGTCCTGGCATACCAATACCAAAGAAAGTATAGCTTCCACCAATTTCTAGAAATCCAGGCCAAAGCTTACCGAAAATAATTAGCAGGGCTTGGGATCCTACGAAAGTTTGTAAACCAAACCAACCTATAGCGACTACGATACCTCTTAAGAAACCGGGTATCTTAGCTCCAGCCTCTCCGTAAGTTGCCCGTAAATGCATCGAAAATGGAATACCGTATTTTGAACCAGCTTTTCCATTAAAGGCCATAAATACCGCCGTAAGTATGGCACCTAAAACTAAAGCAAGCATGATATTAATAGGAGCTAAACCTAAAACTAAGAAACCACCAGCTGCAGCATAGTTTGGAATGTTATGCAAATTACCCATCCACAGCGTGAAATAGTTACCAACCTTCATATTGCGTTTATCTTTAGTTTTCGGTAATAAATCCTCGTTATCGTAACCTCTTGACTTGAATAACTTAACTTCTTCTTGAGTTACACTAATATGTCCCTTACCCATATTGAAATAAACCTCCTAGAGGCTTTTTATTTTTTTGTTTGTCAATAAAAGCTAGATTAAATTTTTTACCCCCATCTAAAGTAGGACGGGGGTATGCATTTTGGAAGTATTATCTACCTAAAATTTTATGATTGGCATTACTATAACTATCGACTAAATCCGCAGCAAATTCGGCTAACTGTAAATCACAATCATGAGCTCCGATTAAAGAAATACCAAGTGGCACTTCGTGCTGTTTAACTAATGGCAGTGTTACTTGTGGTGTACCGGATAAAGGTGAAATACATAATAATTTAGTCGATTGTGCACGTGTTGCATTTATTTCTTCTAAAGAGCTACTTCTTAAAGGTGCTACAGAGGCAGCTGTAGGTAAGCATAGTAGTGTTCCTTCTGGTAAAATGTCTTTAACTCTTTCAATAACAGCTTGTCTTTTATTCAATGCTTCTTTATATTCGCTCATAGTAATTGTAGATGCCCACTCTAATCGTTCTTTTGGACCTGATGAGAGATTCGGACGGTATTTCCTTACCCAACCACCGTAACTTTCCCAAACTTCATATCCTTGAATAATCCTAAAAATTTCCGTCCATTCTTCCAAACCATTCGGACTCACTTTTATATTTTCAACTACTTCAAAATGTTGTTTAAGATGGTTGACAGCAGGCTGTAATGCCTCTACAACATCTTTGTTGATCGAATCAAAACAATCGTCAGCAATGAGCAACCTATTAAACGTCACTTTTTTACTGTCATTACCTAATACTTCTTTGGAAACCCGTCTAAAAACATCGGAATTTCTAGCAACATATCCGAGAACGTCCATGCTCTCACAATACGGAGCCTCTCCATCATTGGCAACACGTCCATAAGTAGGACGAATACCTAATACTCCATTGTAACTTGCAGGGACCCGAACAGACCCTAGGCAGTCGCTTCCGTAAGCAAAATCTACTAAACCTCCAGCTGTAGCTGCGCCCGTCCCGCTCGAAGACCCTCCTGTAAAGCGTCTTGGGTCGTGAGGGTTGATTGGAGAACCGTAATTCCAATTTTCACCACTTATACTGTAACAAAGCTCATCACAAATCGTTTTCCCAACTAAATCTGCTCCTGCAGATAACGTTTTAGTGACAATACTAGAAGTAAAATCATCTGGACCATTAGTCTGTAACCATTCTGGGTGGCCATTACTATAAGTGCTTCCTAAGATTTTAAAAACATCTTTAACTCCAAATACAAGTCCCTCGAGATTCCCTTTACCAGACCCTTTCAAAGCGATGTGGTTTTCACGAACAAACGACTGTAGCGCATCATAAGGTGGCTGATCAGAGACAGTTAAGCGAGCATTATTTAACATGTTAGTAGGAACCATATTTATCACCTTTCCTGAATTAGTAGTAGATAGAAACAAATCGTCTTATTAATCTCCCATTAAAACAGATGCCATCTTACGTGATAATTCATTTTGGACAATGACCTTACCATTTTTAATAACATAGCGGACTAAAGGTTGATCATTGATTAAATTGCTCAAATCATCACAATCGTAGATAACGATATCAGCATTCTTACCAACTTCTATGCCGTAAGTATCCCTGACCCCTATTGCCTTCGCTGCGTTATATGTGACCATATCTAATACTGCACGACGTTGATCCGCAGAACCCATTTGTTGTGAAACCTGCAATAAGTAGCCAACAGCGATTAAGTCCGCATTACCGAATGGTGTAAATGCATTGCGAATATTATTGGAAGAATAAGCAAGATTTACTCCACGCTCCATCATTGACAATACAGGTGCCATACCACGAGGAATATTTTTTCTCTCAGTGCGTCCCGTCATAAACATATCCGTTACTGGTAATGGAACGATTGAAACATCTGCTTTAGCAATTTTGTCAAAAATAGGTGCTGCCACTTCGGGATCAAGTGACCCTAATGTTGTAACATGTCCGATTGCAACTCTACCTTGATATCCTCGTTCGATTGTCATATCGCAAATTAACTCGATGCATGTATTTTGTGGATCATTCGCATCCGTACCAAAATCGGCATGCATATCAATCGGCAAGTTGTATTTTTCCGCCAAATCAAAAACGATTTCTAGTTGTTTTTTAGTATCTTCCATTGTTTTTTCACTATAAGGACAGCCGCCAACTACATCAGCACCCATTTTGATGGATTCCTCCATCATCTCCAGTACGCCTGGAGATTGAATAATGCCTTCTTGAGGAAATGCAACGATTTGCAAATCTAGTACTTCTTTATACTTTTCTTTTAAATCTAGAAGTACTTCTACTCCAAGTGTTTTCTCAAAAGGATCCACATCAGGATGCGCTCTCATTATTGTGGTCCCGTTTAACACCGACCATCTTAATACCTTTTCAGCTCGTTTTTTCACATCATCATATGTATATAATTTCTTTAATTCAGCCGTATTCTTCAGTGCTTCCTCTAAAGTACCTGATATATTAGGTTTGCGATCTTCAAGAAATGCTTTATCAGGATGGATATGACTTTCAATTAGAGTTGGTAATACAGCATTGCCTTTTGCATCAATTTCTTCTAAGTTATTGTCATTTTGAATGTGAGCGGCTATTTCTACAATTTTTCCGTCAATGATTTTGATATCTTTTTGAGCTTCACCATCTTTGATATGCGCATTTCGTATAATTAAATTACCCATGGAAAAATACCCCCTATAATTAATTAAATTCATGTATCTTACACAAAAATAAAGATTATATTGTGATATAAACTAAAAAAACTTCCTAAAAAAAGGGCCTGTCCCCCAGCTCGATAAAACTTTACCGAACTGGGGAATTGCCCTATAATTTTTTTAAAAAAAATTATCCAATTGATTGTCCACCATCAATTTTCATTTCAACACCATTGATATGCGTAGCTCTGTCACTTGCTAAATAGGCTGAAAAATAGGCAACATCTTCAGAGCGGCCAATACGTTCAGATGGAATACTAGCTATTTGTCGAACAACTGCAGGATGTTCTTGATCGATTGCATAGCGGACCATTGGAGTATCGGTTAATCCTGGACAAAGTGAAACAGCACGAATTCCATCTTTCGCATAATTGAAAGCAAGCTGTTTCGTGTATCCAACAAGTGCGTGCTTAGAAGTAATGTATGCTGCGTCTCCAACACCAGCAATTGTTCCTCCAATTGAAGCGACATTAATGAATGTTCCCTTCCCTTTTTCAAGCATATGTGGCAAAAGCGCATTTGTTAGTAAATAGACTGCTTTAACGTTCACAGCCATGATTCTATCCCATTCATCTTCAGTAATATCTAGAGATGCTTTAAAATCCGCCAAAATAGCGGCGTTATTCACACAAATATCAACTGTTCCAAACTCTTCAAGCGCTTTATTAATCATAATCTGAACATCTACTCTTTTAGAAATGTCAGCAATAATACTAAGTACAGTGCCATTCTGGTCTTTAATTAGTTTCTCTGTTTCAGCTAAACCTTCTGCATTCACATCGTTAAGGATTACCTTGGCACCTTCTTTTGCATACTCAATTGCCTGTGCTCTACCTAGTCCTGATGCAGCGCCTGTAATTAATGCAACTTTCTCTTGTAACAACATAATAACCCTCCTAAATTTATACCCTTACTTCCTATTTTTAAAATAAAAATAGGTTGTTGTAATTTTTTAATTAAATCACAAAACTATCCTAACAAAACATCAACACAGTATTAGCAAGAAAAAGCGAAACCGCTTTCAAACTTCTCTCCTTTTATTATATCTAGCCCTTTCAACAAGTTCTATATACTCAATGAACAAAAGAAACGAGCACAAACTATTTAACATGCATAACAATTTTAACATTACATTACTTTCTAACAAGACCTTTGTTCACTTTGAACAAAGGAAAACTATCATTTTATAAGAAATTGAATGAGGCCCTTTCAGCTGCAAGCATTAAAAGGGTGGCCGTCTATGTAAGGATAAGCACCGAGGAACAAGCAAGTGAGGGTTACAGCATAACTGCACTACTACAAACTTTACGTCAATATGCACAACTATATGGATGGGAAATAGCAGAGGAATACACGGAGGGTACGAAGCGAAGAAGGGGATTCTCAATACCCGCTTTCGACAAAGAATTATCCCCTTATTTACAACTTTTTTTGCCTCTATTTATGGTATGGTTCCCCTTTAATAATCCGAAATCCCCGATACACCTGCTCCAACAACACCAATTTCATCAACTGATGCGGGAACGTCATCTTTGAGAACGACAATAACTCATCCGCCCGTTTCAATACATCATTATGTAATCCGAGAGACCCACCGATGACAAAGGCGACTTTGCTTCGCCCGTACGTCATCAACGACTCCATCCCCGCCGCCAATTCCTCGCTCGTTTTCATCTTCCCCTCAATTGCAAGAGCAATGACGTACGCATCCGGATTAATTTTTGCAAGAATCCGATCGGCTTCCTTTTTCTTGACGATATCCATATCGGCTTCACTCAATGACTCGGGTGCCTTCTCGTCCGCCACTTCAACAAGATCAATTTTTGCATAGGCGCCGAGTCGTTTGGCGTATTCATCGATGCCCATTTTCAAATATTTTTCTTTTAGTTTGCCAACTGACACAATTGTAATATTCACAGGGTTGTCCACCTTTGCTGAAATGTTATACACAGAACTTATTCACATATCCACAGGAAAAACTATATATTGTGCCCGATTATCCGTTCGCCACAATATACGATGCGGGTGTGTCACAGTACTCGCATTTTGTGGATAAGTTTTTCTCTTCCTCGATTTTTTCCATGATCGGAAACGTTTCCTCTTTTGCGACAAACACGTCAAGTGCATGATTGATATGGGTTTCACAGCTAAATAATTTCATTATCCACACTTCCTTCATCATTTATTTTTTACACAATGTTATTCACAATTTCAACTTCTTATCCACATGTCGATAACTACTACAGAAAAAACAGGCAGTATAGCCGATGTTCTGCTATGCTGACTGTTGTGGATAAACTATATTACAGCCTTGTAAAGAGTGTAACATTGTATTCGGTTTTTCGCTTGCTTTCGTGCAAAATCCGTTAGAATGTATTGCCGTCGCGTAATTCCATCTCGATTTCAATCAGCTTACCGTCACGGTACACTTTCATCTTCATCGTGTCACCGACTCTTTTATCATTGTAGAGGTGTTTTCGCAAGCCGACCATGTCAATGATCTTCTTCCCGTCCATTTCCACAATGACATCATACTGCTTTACGCCTGCCGCTTCCGCTGGTGTGTTGCGGAATACTTGGGTGACGATGACTCCCCCAGCTATATCCTCCGGCAGTTTCAATACTCCTCTTCGTTCCGAGGAAGGCACATCTTCCAAATTAAAGAGGCTGACGCCCATTGTCGGCCGCTGAACCGTGCCGGTCGTTTCAAGGTCTTTAATGATCGGCACTGCAATATTGATTGGAATTGCTAGACCGATCCCTTCCACGGTCGACTCCGAAATTTTCATTGAGTTGATACCGACGAGTTGGCCCGCCATATTGATGAGCGCACCGCCTGAATTGCCTGGGTTGATGGCGGCGTCTGTTTGCAGGACGTCCGCCTGCCAGTCGACCGTCCCATTCTGATCGAAATCCATCGGAATCGATCGGTCCTTCCCGGAGACGATCCCCATCGTTACAGAACCTGCAAAGCCAAGGCCGAGCGGGTTACCAATGGCTATGACCGTTTCTCCACGCTTCAATGCATCCGAGTCGCCGAACTCGATAACTGTTTTAACATGGGACGCATCGATTTCCACGACGGCCAAGTCAGTCCACATATCGCTGCCGACAAGTTTTCCATCAGCCTTCGTTCCATCATCGAACGTAATTTCCAACTCTTCCGCGTTTTCCACGACGTGATGGTTTGTAACAATATAGGCTTTGTCGCCTTCCTTCTTATAGATGACTCCGGAACCGCTGCCTTCGCGCGTCCTTTCAGCCGACGACCAGAAGTCACGTACTGTCTGCAAATTGGTGATGCCAACAACCGTATCTGCGACATCAGATACAATATCGGTGACATCCGTATTAATATCCATGGATACCCGCTCGCTCGTCAGGTTGTTCTCACCTGTCGTCTCGCTGCCGACTTGTGGTGTCACTTTCTCCTTGTTGAAAGCAGAATTCATAAGGAACCAGACGATGAGCCCTCCGAGTATTGCACCGAAAAGGGCTGGCAGAAATCCGCCACGGCGTTTCGGCTTGGCTGGTCTTTCGCTGTATCTTGGCGGTTCTTCACGCCTTTCTGGTTCTTGGATGACCGGCTTTTCTTCCTCATTGCCGGGTCTTTGATTGAATTCGTCCATTCTCCTCTCCCTTTCTGTACACAGTTACACTCACTCTACCCCAATCCCGTTGTTTAAAATCAAAAAGCCTTACCCGAAGGCAAGGCTTTTGATGAACGATTTAGACAGTGATAAGCTCTGTCGGTTTTTCCGCGTCGGTGTCATGCAAATGCACGAATTCCCCCGTGCGGATCCCGCATGCTTCCAATGTTTGCGAAACACTCATCCTTGCGAGATCTTTCATATTATTGTCCTTGCTTAGATGCGATAAATAAATTCTCGTCTCTTTTTGGGCTACGACTTCACTCATTGCAACAGCGGCATCTTCATTTGACACGTGCCCCACGTCGCTAAGAATCCTGCGTTTAACGGACCATGGATAGCGTCCCATTTGCAGCATACTGACGTCATGATTGCTCTCGAACACAAATGCATCAGACCCTTGAATATGCCCTTTCATCCGGTCGCTCACATACCCCGTATCCGTGATAATCGACAGCTTGCGGTCGTTTTCATGGAAGACATAGAACATCGGATCCGCAGCATCGTGGGAAACAGCGAAAGACTGGATATCGAGCGAGCCGAACGACATGTTCGTTTCCATGTTGAAATGGAAACGTTGCTCCATCGGAATTTCGCCGACAAGCCCATTCATTGCAAGCCATGTCTTTTCATTTGCATAAATGGGCACTTTGTATCTTCGCGCCAGCACGCCAATCCCTTTAATATG containing:
- a CDS encoding S1C family serine protease, with amino-acid sequence MDEFNQRPGNEEEKPVIQEPERREEPPRYSERPAKPKRRGGFLPALFGAILGGLIVWFLMNSAFNKEKVTPQVGSETTGENNLTSERVSMDINTDVTDIVSDVADTVVGITNLQTVRDFWSSAERTREGSGSGVIYKKEGDKAYIVTNHHVVENAEELEITFDDGTKADGKLVGSDMWTDLAVVEIDASHVKTVIEFGDSDALKRGETVIAIGNPLGLGFAGSVTMGIVSGKDRSIPMDFDQNGTVDWQADVLQTDAAINPGNSGGALINMAGQLVGINSMKISESTVEGIGLAIPINIAVPIIKDLETTGTVQRPTMGVSLFNLEDVPSSERRGVLKLPEDIAGGVIVTQVFRNTPAEAAGVKQYDVIVEMDGKKIIDMVGLRKHLYNDKRVGDTMKMKVYRDGKLIEIEMELRDGNTF
- a CDS encoding MBL fold metallo-hydrolase; the encoded protein is MRFSVLASGSTGNSIYIETEKHAFLVDAGLSAKRMEQQLESIGRSMTQVDGIFVTHEHSDHIKGIGVLARRYKVPIYANEKTWLAMNGLVGEIPMEQRFHFNMETNMSFGSLDIQSFAVSHDAADPMFYVFHENDRKLSIITDTGYVSDRMKGHIQGSDAFVFESNHDVSMLQMGRYPWSVKRRILSDVGHVSNEDAAVAMSEVVAQKETRIYLSHLSKDNNMKDLARMSVSQTLEACGIRTGEFVHLHDTDAEKPTELITV
- a CDS encoding amidase, whose product is MVPTNMLNNARLTVSDQPPYDALQSFVRENHIALKGSGKGNLEGLVFGVKDVFKILGSTYSNGHPEWLQTNGPDDFTSSIVTKTLSAGADLVGKTICDELCYSISGENWNYGSPINPHDPRRFTGGSSSGTGAATAGGLVDFAYGSDCLGSVRVPASYNGVLGIRPTYGRVANDGEAPYCESMDVLGYVARNSDVFRRVSKEVLGNDSKKVTFNRLLIADDCFDSINKDVVEALQPAVNHLKQHFEVVENIKVSPNGLEEWTEIFRIIQGYEVWESYGGWVRKYRPNLSSGPKERLEWASTITMSEYKEALNKRQAVIERVKDILPEGTLLCLPTAASVAPLRSSSLEEINATRAQSTKLLCISPLSGTPQVTLPLVKQHEVPLGISLIGAHDCDLQLAEFAADLVDSYSNANHKILGR
- a CDS encoding staygreen family protein; translated protein: MVKFNPEKLFVQYRHGINTMQPVIPRRYTLTHSDDTGDLFLTIGNEFAWDKVNTKMRDEALGEWMSNGECLYFYVYLYIDQGEYSQNASAKRNEVFRRELPLALTAIRYGDKLLFNKCPNLDNATIIVNFKSTYPQFARQENWGTFSSFSNI
- a CDS encoding CxxH/CxxC protein; protein product: MKLFSCETHINHALDVFVAKEETFPIMEKIEEEKNLSTKCEYCDTPASYIVANG
- a CDS encoding cytosine permease, with the protein product MGKGHISVTQEEVKLFKSRGYDNEDLLPKTKDKRNMKVGNYFTLWMGNLHNIPNYAAAGGFLVLGLAPINIMLALVLGAILTAVFMAFNGKAGSKYGIPFSMHLRATYGEAGAKIPGFLRGIVVAIGWFGLQTFVGSQALLIIFGKLWPGFLEIGGSYTFFGIGMPGLISFIIFWSANLALSISGSSFLNKFNTLLTVLIYVLFFSMGIWGVIVGGGFGNILSYSVEGTNQDISPLFAYMMIINAVLAFWAAPGVSAADFTQNATSTKDQMVGQGLSLIVGYVIFAFTSMSILIGSSIHYGVEQWDVLNVINHWDSLPAILFAMLILLLITVNSNATANITPAAFQLTALFPKWINYRRGVIIACLLGFAIMPWKLMENPDSIYTFLNGIGAILGPVSGVMIYQYFFVFKQEINLNELYYDMKDMKTINKFRGINKNAYIATILGVLVSLSGNLIPTLSIFTDLSWISGFITALVSYGVLVKFFAKK
- a CDS encoding alpha/beta hydrolase, which gives rise to MALEKLRKFVIVCGGSIVVLIVLLLAIRSVNQLFVKDKGEDLVRNGGISEVVELQVNDTKQFLLIEGKDLNKPVLLILHGGPGQPFPFGVSARAAFPELTENFVAVYYDQRGSGKSYSKDIPIETMNINQFVEDTNVIVDYLTERFHTEKVLVVGTSWGTIVGTKYSIQHPEKVTAYIGISQFVNFKENQIRARDWLLNIAISNGDEKMRKDLESFGEPLYIGKPEERLMKYIGEYGGENYGDDEVHKADIAGWLGTSLVSPDYTLGDLYKALVSGATFSLKEAKDLQAEMNEINFISEVEELKMPVYIFQGVHDKITNYELAKEYTEKIEAPAGKEFIILEQSAHYPNGNDLKMIFEKLKEIASN
- a CDS encoding SDR family NAD(P)-dependent oxidoreductase, translated to MLQEKVALITGAASGLGRAQAIEYAKEGAKVILNDVNAEGLAETEKLIKDQNGTVLSIIADISKRVDVQIMINKALEEFGTVDICVNNAAILADFKASLDITEDEWDRIMAVNVKAVYLLTNALLPHMLEKGKGTFINVASIGGTIAGVGDAAYITSKHALVGYTKQLAFNYAKDGIRAVSLCPGLTDTPMVRYAIDQEHPAVVRQIASIPSERIGRSEDVAYFSAYLASDRATHINGVEMKIDGGQSIG
- a CDS encoding YbjQ family protein produces the protein MMIVTTENIANHQITEVLGPVFGLTVRARGIGKDIAAAFKGLVGGEINQYTEMLEDARKQAMDRMVKNATAMGANAIIMMRFDSGEIGQNMSEIVAYGTAVIVEKR
- the rlmH gene encoding 23S rRNA (pseudouridine(1915)-N(3))-methyltransferase RlmH codes for the protein MNITIVSVGKLKEKYLKMGIDEYAKRLGAYAKIDLVEVADEKAPESLSEADMDIVKKKEADRILAKINPDAYVIALAIEGKMKTSEELAAGMESLMTYGRSKVAFVIGGSLGLHNDVLKRADELLSFSKMTFPHQLMKLVLLEQVYRGFRIIKGEPYHK
- a CDS encoding amidohydrolase family protein, coding for MGNLIIRNAHIKDGEAQKDIKIIDGKIVEIAAHIQNDNNLEEIDAKGNAVLPTLIESHIHPDKAFLEDRKPNISGTLEEALKNTAELKKLYTYDDVKKRAEKVLRWSVLNGTTIMRAHPDVDPFEKTLGVEVLLDLKEKYKEVLDLQIVAFPQEGIIQSPGVLEMMEESIKMGADVVGGCPYSEKTMEDTKKQLEIVFDLAEKYNLPIDMHADFGTDANDPQNTCIELICDMTIERGYQGRVAIGHVTTLGSLDPEVAAPIFDKIAKADVSIVPLPVTDMFMTGRTERKNIPRGMAPVLSMMERGVNLAYSSNNIRNAFTPFGNADLIAVGYLLQVSQQMGSADQRRAVLDMVTYNAAKAIGVRDTYGIEVGKNADIVIYDCDDLSNLINDQPLVRYVIKNGKVIVQNELSRKMASVLMGD